One genomic region from Rattus norvegicus strain BN/NHsdMcwi chromosome 10, GRCr8, whole genome shotgun sequence encodes:
- the Tlcd3a gene encoding TLC domain-containing protein 3A isoform X5, producing the protein MLLTLASGALFFPGLFALSNWALRRLRPGWTDDDCLTVGTRLVSSVQAVLATGAGLTVITSCSNVVSDREANGRQAGAQRKLVGLS; encoded by the exons ATGCTGCTGACGCTGGCCAGCGGCGCGCTCTTCTTCCCGGGGCTCTTCGCGCTCAGCAACTGGGCGCTGCGCCGCTTGCGGCCCGGATGGACAGACGACGACTGCCTGACGGTCGGCACCAG GCTAGTGTCCTCCGTGCAGGCAGTGCTGGCCACCGGGGCGGGGCTCACCGTCATCACCTCCTGCAGCAACGTGGTCTCAGACAG AGAAGCTAACGGGCGCCAGGCAGGAGCCCAGAGAAAGTTGGTTGGCCTCTCCTGA
- the Tlcd3a gene encoding TLC domain-containing protein 3A isoform X3: MLLTLASGALFFPGLFALSNWALRRLRPGWTDDDCLTVGTRLVSSVQAVLATGAGLTVITSCSNVVSDRCCSCFSPLLKIRRRCLRKTETFVHKVRPESAIYGTSVRQIVN, encoded by the exons ATGCTGCTGACGCTGGCCAGCGGCGCGCTCTTCTTCCCGGGGCTCTTCGCGCTCAGCAACTGGGCGCTGCGCCGCTTGCGGCCCGGATGGACAGACGACGACTGCCTGACGGTCGGCACCAG GCTAGTGTCCTCCGTGCAGGCAGTGCTGGCCACCGGGGCGGGGCTCACCGTCATCACCTCCTGCAGCAACGTGGTCTCAGACAG ATGCTGctcttgcttttctcctttgctcAAGATAAGGAGGAGATGCCTTCGGAAAACTGAAACGTTTGTGCACAAAGTCAGGCCAGAAAGTGCTATCTATGGCACTTCAGTGAGACAAATCGTAAATTAA